Proteins encoded within one genomic window of Schaalia sp. HMT-172:
- the ilvC gene encoding ketol-acid reductoisomerase, whose product MAEIIYDDGADLSLIQSKKVAIIGYGSQGHAHALNLKDSGVDVVVGLRPGSSSWAKAEAAGLEVKDVAEAVAEGDVVSVLLPDQVQRYVYAEQIAPNLKEGAALLFAHGFNIRYGYIEVPAGHDVIMVAPKGPGHKVRETYVQGKGTPDVVAVEVDASGKAWELALSYAKGIGGTRAGVIKTTFTEETETDLFGEQAVLCGGVSHLIQAGFETLVEAGYQPEIAYFEVCHEMKQIVDLINEGGITKQRWSCSDTAEYGDYVSGPRVIGESSKEAMKAVLADIQDGTFARKFIADQDNGALEFKALRAEEEAHPIEKTGQKLRKAFGWTDSDEDYTEGSAAR is encoded by the coding sequence ATGGCAGAAATCATCTACGACGACGGCGCAGACCTGTCGCTGATCCAGTCCAAGAAGGTCGCCATCATCGGTTACGGTTCGCAGGGTCATGCGCACGCGCTGAACCTGAAGGATTCCGGAGTTGACGTGGTCGTTGGCCTGCGCCCCGGTTCGTCCTCCTGGGCCAAGGCTGAGGCCGCCGGCCTGGAGGTCAAGGACGTGGCCGAGGCCGTCGCCGAGGGTGACGTCGTCTCCGTGCTGCTGCCCGACCAGGTCCAGCGCTACGTCTACGCCGAGCAGATTGCCCCCAACCTGAAGGAAGGCGCCGCCCTCCTCTTCGCGCACGGCTTCAACATCCGCTACGGCTACATCGAGGTCCCCGCCGGCCATGACGTCATCATGGTCGCCCCCAAGGGCCCGGGCCACAAGGTCCGCGAGACCTACGTGCAGGGCAAGGGCACCCCGGACGTCGTCGCCGTCGAGGTGGACGCCTCCGGCAAGGCCTGGGAGCTGGCTCTGTCCTATGCAAAGGGCATCGGCGGCACCCGCGCCGGCGTCATCAAGACGACCTTCACCGAAGAGACCGAGACCGACCTGTTCGGCGAGCAGGCCGTCCTGTGCGGTGGCGTCTCCCACCTGATCCAGGCCGGCTTTGAGACCCTGGTCGAGGCTGGTTACCAGCCTGAGATCGCCTACTTCGAGGTCTGCCACGAGATGAAGCAGATCGTCGACCTCATCAACGAGGGCGGCATCACGAAGCAGCGTTGGTCCTGCTCCGACACCGCCGAGTACGGCGACTACGTCTCCGGCCCGCGCGTCATTGGAGAGTCCTCCAAGGAGGCCATGAAGGCTGTCCTGGCCGACATTCAGGACGGCACCTTCGCCCGCAAGTTCATTGCGGACCAGGATAACGGCGCTCTCGAGTTCAAGGCGCTGCGCGCCGAGGAAGAGGCTCATCCGATCGAGAAGACCGGCCAGAAGCTGCGCAAGGCCTTCGGCTGGACCGACTCCGACGAGGACTACACCGAGGGCAGCGCCGCGCGCTGA
- a CDS encoding threonine/serine exporter ThrE family protein — protein sequence MAAHDRLAHQSQVVLRLGQMLLSFGASAYRVKKSMADVARAVGISEHRAQVTYTEIITTAYANGTFRTELAEQRLMGVNADKIDRINNYVASLNGKSVRVEDVSDELDRIAKVPGLYDWFSNALASGLACAAFAFLNGGGWVECSAVAVASFFGQALRRQMLVRHMNHFGVWMACGALAAMIYILLVAPAQQFLGIESTHQAGFISALLFLVPGFPLVTGLIDLVRQDFEGGIGRLVYVAMLVASAGVAVWAISAAFGWSVTPEYGVELTPWLHYLLRFLTSFVAAYGFAMLFNSPQRVCATAAIIGAVINTARIALHLQLGLPAPAAVGLAALAAGLLAVFVARRTRFSRVTLSVPAVVIMIPGVPLYRALTYLNNQQIDDALAALFTVMFTIVAIGMGLALSRMLTDKNWLMEKQERVPNLWEFEEEDA from the coding sequence ATGGCGGCGCACGACCGTCTTGCCCATCAATCCCAGGTAGTCCTGCGTCTCGGACAGATGTTGCTGTCCTTCGGCGCGAGTGCGTATCGCGTGAAAAAGTCCATGGCGGACGTCGCGCGCGCCGTCGGTATCTCCGAGCATCGCGCACAGGTCACGTATACGGAAATCATCACGACCGCCTACGCGAACGGGACCTTCCGCACGGAGTTGGCGGAGCAGCGCCTCATGGGCGTCAACGCGGACAAGATCGACCGCATCAACAACTATGTGGCGTCGCTGAACGGTAAGTCGGTTCGCGTTGAAGACGTTTCCGACGAGCTCGACAGGATCGCGAAGGTGCCCGGCCTGTACGACTGGTTCTCTAACGCGCTCGCATCGGGTCTGGCCTGTGCGGCGTTCGCTTTCCTCAACGGTGGGGGATGGGTCGAGTGCTCCGCCGTGGCGGTGGCCTCGTTCTTTGGGCAGGCGCTGCGTCGTCAGATGCTGGTTCGCCACATGAACCACTTCGGCGTGTGGATGGCATGCGGTGCTCTTGCTGCGATGATCTATATCCTGTTGGTGGCTCCGGCTCAGCAGTTCCTTGGCATCGAATCGACCCACCAGGCCGGTTTTATTTCTGCACTGCTCTTCCTGGTGCCTGGCTTCCCGCTTGTGACAGGATTGATCGACCTGGTCCGACAGGACTTCGAGGGAGGCATCGGGCGCCTCGTGTACGTTGCGATGCTCGTTGCGTCCGCCGGCGTCGCGGTCTGGGCGATCTCCGCGGCGTTCGGTTGGTCTGTTACTCCCGAGTATGGTGTCGAGCTGACGCCGTGGCTGCACTACCTGTTGCGCTTCCTGACGAGTTTCGTTGCGGCATACGGGTTCGCGATGCTCTTTAATTCGCCGCAGCGCGTGTGCGCGACCGCAGCCATCATCGGCGCCGTGATCAACACTGCCCGAATCGCCCTGCACCTGCAGCTGGGCTTGCCTGCTCCGGCTGCCGTCGGCTTGGCAGCGCTTGCTGCCGGTCTACTCGCGGTGTTCGTTGCGCGCAGGACGCGTTTCTCGCGCGTGACGCTGTCCGTGCCCGCCGTCGTCATCATGATTCCCGGTGTCCCCTTGTACCGAGCGCTCACGTACCTGAATAATCAGCAGATCGACGATGCTCTCGCAGCCCTTTTCACCGTGATGTTTACGATCGTCGCCATTGGTATGGGCCTGGCGCTCTCGCGTATGCTCACGGATAAGAACTGGCTCATGGAGAAGCAGGAGCGGGTTCCTAATCTGTGGGAGTTCGAAGAGGAGGACGCATGA
- a CDS encoding aspartate:alanine exchanger family transporter — translation MAFGKVKIKGIGLGAAAVLFFAIVMAAWAQSYNIELRVTPQLGTLGLTLFTFAIGINSGASFFHNLKTAVGPILTMVAFYGIAATLGLYVGKALGMDVPLIAGTFAGAVTNTPALAAAGEASGDPARATVGYSIAYLFGVIGMLAASMAALHYGRNDKDAPSPLSNRTIRVERDDHPFVGDIYEKLGEKVSFSRLRRGETGPITRPQMSDTLDPGDLVTVVGPRELVARAASELGHASSHSLMQDRTYLDFRRMTISNPKVSGRTVASLGLAKQFSATISRVRRGDVDMVAEPGLVLQEGDRVRVVAPTSKMAEITKFFGDSSHGLTDLNPIALGLGMALGIAIGELPILTPSGEYFSIGSAAGTLIVGLIFGRVGRIGPIATALPFTTCQVMSELGLLIFLAQAGAKAGGQILEAFTSGAWVNIFLLGVIITSTMAIGLYVTMRWVFKMGGTKLAGLLGGAQTQPAVLAFANGRTNADPRVALGYALVYPVAMVGKIVVAQVLGGM, via the coding sequence ATGGCCTTCGGTAAGGTCAAGATCAAGGGCATCGGCTTGGGAGCCGCTGCCGTCCTCTTTTTCGCCATCGTCATGGCGGCCTGGGCACAGTCCTACAACATCGAATTGCGTGTCACCCCGCAGCTGGGAACGCTCGGCCTGACGCTCTTTACCTTCGCGATCGGTATTAACTCCGGTGCGTCCTTCTTCCATAACCTCAAGACCGCGGTCGGCCCGATCCTGACGATGGTGGCCTTCTACGGCATCGCAGCCACGCTCGGCCTGTACGTCGGCAAGGCCCTGGGCATGGATGTGCCCCTCATCGCCGGTACATTCGCCGGAGCCGTCACGAACACCCCGGCGCTCGCCGCGGCCGGCGAGGCCAGCGGCGACCCCGCCCGAGCGACCGTAGGGTATTCCATCGCCTACCTCTTCGGCGTCATCGGCATGCTCGCCGCCTCGATGGCCGCCCTGCACTACGGCCGCAACGACAAGGACGCGCCCTCTCCCCTGTCGAACCGCACGATCCGCGTCGAGCGCGACGACCACCCCTTCGTCGGTGACATCTACGAAAAGCTCGGCGAGAAGGTCTCCTTCTCTCGTCTGCGCCGTGGCGAGACCGGCCCCATCACGCGCCCCCAGATGTCCGATACGCTCGACCCCGGCGACCTCGTGACCGTCGTCGGCCCCCGCGAGCTCGTTGCACGCGCGGCCAGCGAGCTTGGTCATGCCTCCTCGCACTCTCTCATGCAGGATCGCACCTACCTAGACTTCCGCCGCATGACGATCTCCAACCCCAAGGTCTCCGGCCGAACGGTGGCCTCCCTGGGTCTGGCCAAGCAGTTCTCCGCGACGATCTCCCGCGTGCGCCGCGGCGACGTCGACATGGTCGCCGAGCCCGGCCTCGTCCTCCAGGAGGGTGACCGCGTGCGCGTCGTCGCCCCTACCTCAAAGATGGCTGAGATCACCAAGTTCTTTGGTGACTCCTCGCACGGCCTCACCGACCTCAACCCGATCGCCCTGGGCCTGGGCATGGCGCTGGGCATCGCGATCGGCGAGCTGCCCATCCTGACCCCCTCCGGCGAGTATTTTTCGATCGGTTCCGCCGCTGGCACGCTCATCGTGGGTCTCATCTTCGGCCGCGTGGGTCGTATCGGCCCCATCGCGACGGCGCTGCCCTTCACCACCTGCCAGGTCATGTCCGAACTTGGCCTGCTCATCTTCCTGGCGCAGGCGGGCGCGAAGGCCGGCGGCCAGATCCTCGAGGCCTTCACGTCGGGCGCGTGGGTCAACATCTTCCTCCTCGGCGTCATCATCACGTCGACGATGGCTATCGGCCTGTATGTCACCATGCGGTGGGTCTTCAAGATGGGCGGCACGAAGCTCGCGGGCCTCCTCGGCGGCGCTCAGACCCAGCCCGCGGTCCTCGCGTTCGCGAACGGCCGTACGAACGCCGATCCTCGCGTCGCCCTCGGCTACGCCCTGGTGTATCCCGTCGCCATGGTTGGTAAGATCGTCGTTGCACAGGTGCTCGGCGGCATGTAA
- a CDS encoding ISL3 family transposase — MSHPTCCCSVSLDRCDRCDLLVGLEGFHLMSVARTPDALVLDVESCNQLAGCPGCGVIAQGHGRVVVEVIDAPWAGVPVRIRWFKRRWICRETTCQIATFSEQNHSMCAPRARLGVRAIRWAIRQLRFEGATIAGLARQLGTTWNTVWSHIKPRLQAASEDPARFAGVQVLGVDEHVWHHQDRRRRGPRELTGIVDLTRGEDHPTARLLDLVPGRSGTVYKNWLAERGEDFRTGVRIATLDPFQGYKNAIDDQLQDATSVLDAFHIVKLAGDALDEVRRRVQQDTLGHRGRKGDPLYQIRNLLRASRDRLTKRQKERLREAFVADEAHISVEVAYLLTQQVREVFHQATPAQGRHLATRLIERLPRCPIPEIARLGRTLRTWKDAFLAYFDTGGASNGPTEAINGIIELGRRTARGYRNPTNYQLRMLLIAGGLDASTHTQL; from the coding sequence ATGTCTCACCCTACCTGCTGCTGCTCTGTGTCGCTTGATCGTTGTGATCGGTGTGATCTGCTCGTCGGTTTGGAGGGCTTCCATCTGATGAGCGTGGCTCGCACCCCAGATGCTCTGGTGCTCGATGTTGAGTCGTGCAACCAGCTGGCGGGGTGCCCGGGTTGTGGGGTGATTGCTCAAGGTCACGGGCGTGTGGTGGTGGAGGTGATCGACGCGCCCTGGGCAGGGGTTCCAGTACGGATCCGGTGGTTTAAGCGACGCTGGATATGCCGCGAAACCACCTGCCAGATCGCGACCTTTAGCGAGCAGAACCACTCGATGTGCGCACCTCGGGCGCGTCTGGGTGTGCGGGCGATCCGCTGGGCGATCCGACAGTTGCGCTTCGAGGGAGCCACTATCGCTGGCCTGGCCCGCCAGTTAGGAACCACGTGGAACACCGTGTGGTCCCATATCAAGCCGCGTCTGCAAGCCGCATCTGAGGACCCCGCCCGCTTCGCAGGGGTGCAGGTATTGGGGGTTGACGAGCACGTATGGCATCACCAGGACCGACGCCGACGGGGCCCCCGTGAGCTCACCGGCATCGTGGACCTGACGCGAGGGGAGGATCATCCCACGGCCCGCTTGTTGGACCTGGTCCCGGGAAGGTCTGGCACCGTGTACAAGAACTGGCTGGCCGAGCGCGGCGAAGACTTCCGCACGGGAGTGCGAATCGCGACGCTGGATCCCTTCCAGGGATATAAGAACGCCATCGATGACCAGCTCCAAGACGCAACCAGCGTGCTGGACGCCTTCCATATCGTCAAGCTCGCTGGCGACGCTCTCGATGAGGTACGCCGCCGCGTCCAGCAAGACACCCTGGGTCACCGCGGACGCAAGGGGGATCCCCTCTATCAGATCCGCAATCTTTTGCGTGCCTCGCGTGATCGGCTCACGAAGCGTCAAAAGGAACGACTCCGTGAGGCCTTCGTGGCAGATGAGGCGCATATCAGTGTTGAAGTCGCCTACCTGCTCACCCAGCAAGTCCGCGAGGTCTTCCACCAAGCCACACCCGCCCAAGGCCGACACCTGGCCACACGCCTTATTGAGCGCCTACCAAGGTGTCCCATCCCCGAAATCGCTCGCCTGGGTCGGACCCTACGCACGTGGAAGGATGCCTTCTTGGCCTACTTCGATACCGGCGGAGCCAGCAACGGCCCGACTGAAGCAATCAACGGAATCATCGAACTAGGCAGACGCACCGCCAGAGGCTACCGCAACCCCACCAACTACCAACTCCGAATGCTCCTCATCGCAGGAGGCCTAGACGCCTCCACCCACACTCAACTCTGA
- the ilvN gene encoding acetolactate synthase small subunit has protein sequence MTNRHTLAVLVENKPGVLTRVAALFARRAFNIKSLTVGETEHPEISRMTIIVDADSAPIEQVVKQLNKLINVLKVVELEPEDSVERRLLLMKVQADETRRTSVLQIVDLFRAHVVDVQPESVVIESIGSLPKLEALLRALEPYGVTELVQSGAVAIGRGSRSITDQLKEK, from the coding sequence ATGACGAATCGTCACACTCTGGCCGTGTTGGTCGAAAACAAGCCCGGCGTGCTCACCCGCGTCGCCGCGCTTTTCGCCCGCCGCGCCTTTAACATCAAGTCGCTGACCGTGGGGGAGACCGAGCACCCCGAGATCTCCCGCATGACCATCATCGTGGACGCAGACTCCGCGCCCATCGAGCAGGTCGTCAAGCAACTCAACAAGCTCATCAACGTCCTCAAGGTCGTTGAGCTCGAACCCGAAGACTCCGTCGAACGGCGCCTGCTGCTCATGAAGGTCCAGGCCGACGAAACCCGTCGCACCTCGGTCCTGCAGATCGTGGATCTTTTCCGCGCGCACGTCGTCGACGTTCAACCCGAGTCGGTCGTCATCGAATCGATCGGCTCCCTACCCAAGCTGGAGGCGCTGCTGCGGGCCCTGGAGCCCTACGGCGTCACCGAACTCGTCCAGTCGGGCGCCGTGGCCATCGGCCGCGGGTCGCGCTCGATCACGGATCAACTGAAGGAGAAATGA
- a CDS encoding acetolactate synthase large subunit yields MVSDTSTTTRMTGAEAIVASLEALGVTDVFGMPGGAILPTYDPLMASTAIRHILVRHEQGAGHAAEGYALATGKVGCALVTSGPGATNVLTALGDACMDSVPIVVISGQVGASLIGTDAFQEADVVGASMPITKHSFLVTDPQDIPVRLAEAFHLAGTGRPGPVLVDITKSAQVSEMDFSWPPTLDLPGYKVADRPNMKQVRAAARAIVDAQAPVLYVGGGVIRGGATEALSALVEATNAPVVTTLTARGAFPDSDRHNLGMPGMHGTVAAVGALQRADLIVALGARFDDRVTGRLDSFAPRATVVHIDIDAAEISKNRHADIPIVADLKTALPILTDEIAQASSDGKADISGWWRYLDRLRTKYPIGWTEPDDGMMAPQEVIKKLSDKVGPDAVYVTGVGQHQMWASQFITLDNPRSFISSCGSGTMGYCIPSAMGAQVGVPDKVVWAIDGDGSFQMTNQELATCTINNIPIKVALINNSVLGMVRQWQSLFFGKRYSNTTLNPVEGEQIPNFEMLAQAYGMAARTVRSIDEVDEAIDWAMSINDRPVLIDFRVSKDSMVWPMVAAGVSNDEIRYAKGMAPDWEVED; encoded by the coding sequence CTGGTGAGCGACACGAGCACCACCACCCGTATGACTGGAGCCGAGGCTATCGTGGCGAGCCTCGAGGCCCTGGGCGTGACCGACGTGTTCGGCATGCCCGGTGGAGCAATTCTGCCGACCTACGACCCGCTGATGGCGTCGACGGCAATACGTCACATTTTGGTTCGACACGAGCAGGGTGCGGGCCACGCTGCCGAGGGGTACGCGCTTGCTACCGGCAAGGTTGGCTGCGCGCTCGTCACCTCGGGCCCCGGCGCGACGAACGTGCTGACTGCCCTGGGTGACGCCTGCATGGACTCCGTGCCGATCGTCGTCATCTCCGGCCAGGTCGGCGCCTCCCTGATCGGCACCGACGCCTTCCAGGAAGCCGACGTCGTGGGTGCATCGATGCCCATCACGAAGCACTCATTCCTGGTGACGGATCCGCAGGACATCCCCGTGCGCCTCGCCGAGGCCTTCCACCTGGCCGGCACGGGTCGGCCCGGCCCAGTCCTCGTGGACATCACCAAGTCCGCCCAGGTCTCGGAGATGGACTTCTCCTGGCCCCCGACCCTGGACCTGCCCGGCTACAAGGTGGCCGACCGCCCGAACATGAAGCAGGTGCGAGCCGCGGCCCGCGCGATCGTGGACGCTCAGGCCCCCGTCCTCTACGTCGGTGGCGGCGTGATCCGCGGCGGCGCGACCGAGGCCCTGTCCGCCCTGGTCGAGGCCACCAACGCCCCCGTGGTCACCACCCTGACGGCGCGCGGTGCCTTCCCCGACTCCGATCGCCACAACCTGGGCATGCCCGGTATGCACGGCACCGTTGCCGCCGTCGGCGCCCTGCAGCGCGCGGACCTGATCGTCGCCCTCGGAGCCCGATTCGACGACCGCGTGACCGGCCGCCTCGACTCCTTCGCGCCGCGCGCGACCGTCGTCCACATCGACATCGACGCCGCGGAGATCTCTAAGAACCGCCACGCCGACATCCCGATTGTCGCGGACCTGAAGACCGCCCTGCCGATCCTGACCGACGAGATCGCCCAGGCTTCGTCCGACGGAAAGGCCGACATCTCCGGATGGTGGCGCTACCTGGACCGACTGCGCACCAAGTATCCGATCGGGTGGACAGAACCCGACGACGGCATGATGGCGCCCCAGGAAGTCATCAAGAAGCTCTCCGACAAGGTCGGCCCCGACGCCGTCTACGTGACGGGTGTGGGCCAGCACCAGATGTGGGCATCGCAGTTCATCACGCTGGACAACCCGCGCAGCTTCATCTCCTCGTGCGGCTCGGGCACGATGGGCTACTGCATCCCCTCGGCCATGGGCGCGCAGGTCGGCGTCCCCGACAAGGTCGTGTGGGCGATCGACGGCGACGGCTCCTTCCAGATGACCAACCAGGAGCTGGCCACCTGCACGATCAACAACATCCCGATCAAGGTCGCCCTCATTAACAACTCGGTGCTGGGCATGGTTCGCCAGTGGCAGTCACTGTTCTTCGGCAAGCGCTACTCGAACACGACGCTCAACCCCGTCGAGGGAGAGCAGATCCCCAACTTCGAGATGCTGGCGCAGGCCTACGGGATGGCCGCGCGCACGGTGCGCTCCATCGACGAGGTGGACGAGGCCATCGACTGGGCCATGTCGATCAACGACCGTCCCGTCCTCATTGACTTCCGCGTGTCCAAGGACTCGATGGTCTGGCCGATGGTCGCCGCGGGCGTCTCCAACGATGAAATTCGTTACGCCAAGGGCATGGCGCCCGACTGGGAGGTGGAAGACTGA
- a CDS encoding glycosyltransferase, translated as MEQPLKILFVINDLYTRGNGLAASARRTIALLREHGHHVRVLSALPRDGDDCGVGMPEYVLPPLRIPLVGPLIASQGYAFARAKRREIERALAWADVVHLEEPFCLQAVVAHYARRQGVLVVATYHIHPENLTASVYLDRALPLNWAILELWKRAIFNRSDLVQCPSRSVYERVSKLRVRAPLLLLSNGVPLGEEVCGGGHEVGESSVVRVLVVGRFSREKDQATILRALRHSAHARSIQLTFAGRGPTEHSLRASARRLLRRGVIAHPVRFAFMSADELAREASSCALYVHAARIEVEGLSALEVLRHGVVPIIARGPLTATSQFALSEDSVFEAGDARALARAIDVWIDRGPVGRQCEARRYRRVGEWYDIRACVARLEEAYRRLVFEGRAKG; from the coding sequence ATGGAACAGCCGTTGAAAATCCTCTTCGTCATCAACGATCTGTACACGCGTGGGAACGGCTTGGCCGCCTCCGCGCGGCGGACGATCGCGCTTCTGCGTGAGCATGGGCATCACGTGCGCGTCCTCTCGGCGCTGCCCCGCGATGGTGACGACTGCGGTGTTGGAATGCCCGAGTATGTGCTGCCGCCCCTGCGCATCCCCCTCGTTGGTCCGCTCATCGCCTCACAGGGCTACGCCTTCGCCCGCGCGAAGCGCCGCGAGATAGAGCGTGCGCTCGCCTGGGCGGACGTCGTTCATCTCGAGGAACCCTTCTGCCTGCAGGCGGTCGTCGCGCACTATGCGCGCAGGCAGGGCGTGCTCGTCGTTGCGACCTATCACATTCATCCTGAAAACCTGACGGCCTCGGTCTACTTGGATCGCGCCTTGCCGCTCAATTGGGCGATCCTTGAGCTGTGGAAACGCGCGATCTTCAATCGCAGTGACCTCGTTCAGTGTCCCTCGCGCTCCGTGTATGAACGAGTCTCGAAGCTGCGTGTGCGAGCGCCCCTGCTGCTCCTATCGAACGGCGTGCCTCTCGGCGAGGAGGTGTGTGGTGGTGGGCACGAGGTGGGGGAGTCGTCTGTCGTTCGCGTCCTCGTGGTTGGCAGGTTCTCGCGCGAAAAAGACCAGGCAACGATCTTGCGGGCCCTGCGTCATAGCGCTCATGCGCGCTCGATCCAGCTGACTTTCGCTGGACGTGGTCCGACCGAGCATTCCCTGCGTGCCTCGGCTCGGCGTCTCCTGCGGCGCGGGGTGATCGCTCATCCGGTCCGTTTCGCCTTTATGAGTGCGGACGAGCTCGCGCGCGAAGCGTCGAGCTGTGCCTTGTATGTGCATGCGGCGCGCATCGAGGTTGAGGGGCTCAGCGCCCTGGAGGTGCTCCGCCATGGCGTCGTGCCCATCATCGCTCGGGGGCCGCTGACGGCGACCAGTCAATTCGCCCTCAGTGAGGACAGTGTGTTCGAGGCCGGGGATGCTCGTGCGCTCGCCCGCGCGATTGACGTCTGGATCGATCGAGGGCCTGTTGGACGGCAGTGCGAGGCGCGCCGCTATCGGCGTGTCGGTGAGTGGTATGACATTCGCGCCTGCGTGGCTCGCCTCGAGGAGGCTTACCGTCGGTTGGTTTTCGAGGGGAGAGCCAAGGGGTGA
- a CDS encoding sialidase family protein, which yields MTLRHYGRALAAATGAALLCATLTAPTLAAPSSDTRDAAVATASATDEGSAPITVTATRTDDGGDTLYVGDVVTVTFTYTNNTDSALTVFPTESNLSGVLTTGAPNCRWHNLAAHTTKQCTSATHTVTAEDVAAGSFTPSATWAATRDRNGTDVIAGGFVSAADGITVAAGVRPAAPDPLETPTDYAIGDKVRLASPGLAGFNCHRIPALTTATNGWIIAAWDGRPDTCQDAPQANSIVYRISKDGGKSWTPIMTALAGTPGAAKVGYSDPSFVVDRTTGTIFLFSVKSYDAGLFQSQLGTDPAARNILHAHVVESHDNGETWTNHRTITDQVTAGHTGEWFTRFASSGEGIQLRYGAHAGRLIQQYAVANSGSTSLMAVSVYSDDHGVTWKPGAPTEGSADENKVVELSDGRLLLNSRTQGTAGQRLEAISYDGGQTWGPFRHNWDLTDPRNNASIVRAYPDAPEGSARARILLFSNADSSSARANGTIRVSYDDGFTWNEGKVFESGEMAYSTLHPLGDGTWGLLYESGGYKNIEFMRVDAAYLGLTDPGEEPTPTPQPTPEPQPTPDPTPEPQPTPEPAPAVTPAHWVNTGSGWKWQLEDSSYAANQTITIGDATYRFGADGYMVTGWDKVNGAWSYYNAYGARVSGWLASGPTWYYLDPATGTMATGWAQIGSDWYLFSTSGAMLTGWQNVGAWYYLAPSGAMLTGWQQIGYTWYYFGTDGQMVTGWQSIAGRWYYFASSGAWV from the coding sequence ATGACCCTCCGCCACTACGGGCGAGCCCTCGCGGCAGCCACGGGAGCCGCGCTGCTGTGCGCGACCCTCACGGCCCCCACCCTGGCCGCCCCCTCCAGTGACACCCGCGACGCAGCCGTCGCCACGGCCTCGGCAACCGACGAAGGCTCGGCCCCCATCACCGTCACCGCCACGCGCACCGACGATGGCGGGGACACCCTGTACGTCGGCGATGTCGTGACCGTGACCTTCACCTACACCAACAACACAGACAGTGCGCTCACCGTCTTCCCGACGGAATCCAACCTGTCGGGCGTCCTGACGACCGGCGCCCCCAACTGCCGCTGGCACAACCTCGCCGCGCACACTACCAAGCAGTGCACGAGTGCAACGCACACCGTGACCGCCGAGGACGTCGCGGCCGGTTCCTTCACTCCCTCCGCGACCTGGGCGGCGACGCGCGACCGCAACGGCACCGACGTCATCGCCGGTGGCTTCGTCTCCGCCGCCGACGGGATTACCGTTGCTGCGGGCGTGCGCCCGGCCGCGCCCGACCCGCTCGAAACCCCGACCGACTACGCCATCGGAGACAAGGTTCGCCTCGCGTCCCCCGGCCTCGCCGGCTTCAACTGCCACCGCATCCCTGCGCTGACCACCGCCACCAACGGCTGGATCATCGCCGCGTGGGACGGACGCCCCGACACCTGCCAGGACGCACCCCAGGCCAACTCCATCGTCTACCGCATCTCCAAGGACGGCGGCAAGTCCTGGACCCCCATTATGACCGCCCTCGCCGGCACGCCCGGTGCGGCCAAGGTCGGCTACTCCGACCCTTCCTTCGTCGTCGACCGCACCACCGGGACGATCTTCCTGTTCTCCGTGAAGTCCTACGACGCGGGCCTCTTCCAGTCGCAGCTGGGCACCGACCCCGCCGCGCGCAACATCCTGCACGCCCACGTCGTCGAATCCCACGACAACGGCGAAACCTGGACCAACCACCGCACCATCACCGACCAGGTCACCGCGGGACACACCGGCGAGTGGTTCACCCGCTTCGCCTCCTCCGGCGAGGGCATCCAGCTGCGCTACGGCGCCCACGCCGGACGCCTCATCCAGCAGTACGCCGTCGCCAACTCTGGCTCCACCTCCCTCATGGCCGTCTCCGTCTACTCTGATGACCACGGCGTTACCTGGAAGCCCGGAGCCCCCACCGAGGGCAGCGCGGACGAAAACAAGGTCGTCGAACTCTCCGACGGACGCCTCCTGCTCAACTCGCGTACGCAGGGCACCGCGGGCCAGCGCCTCGAAGCCATCTCCTACGACGGCGGCCAGACGTGGGGTCCCTTCCGCCACAACTGGGACCTGACCGACCCGCGTAACAACGCCTCCATCGTCCGCGCCTACCCGGATGCCCCCGAGGGCTCCGCGCGCGCCCGCATCCTGCTCTTCTCCAACGCCGACTCCTCCAGTGCCCGCGCCAACGGCACCATCCGTGTTTCCTACGACGACGGCTTCACCTGGAACGAAGGCAAGGTCTTCGAGAGCGGCGAGATGGCCTACTCCACGCTCCACCCCCTCGGGGATGGCACGTGGGGCCTGCTCTACGAGTCCGGCGGCTACAAGAACATCGAGTTCATGCGCGTGGACGCCGCCTACCTGGGCCTGACCGACCCCGGCGAGGAGCCCACCCCCACCCCGCAGCCCACCCCGGAACCGCAGCCCACGCCGGACCCGACCCCGGAACCGCAGCCGACCCCTGAGCCTGCCCCCGCGGTGACCCCCGCGCACTGGGTGAACACCGGCTCAGGCTGGAAGTGGCAGCTGGAAGACTCCAGCTACGCGGCCAACCAGACCATCACCATCGGGGATGCCACCTACCGCTTCGGCGCCGACGGCTACATGGTCACCGGCTGGGACAAGGTCAATGGCGCCTGGAGTTACTACAACGCCTACGGCGCCCGCGTGAGCGGCTGGCTCGCCTCGGGCCCCACCTGGTACTACCTCGACCCCGCCACGGGAACGATGGCGACCGGCTGGGCTCAGATCGGCTCCGACTGGTACCTTTTCTCGACCTCCGGAGCCATGCTCACCGGCTGGCAGAACGTGGGGGCCTGGTACTACCTGGCACCCTCCGGCGCTATGCTCACCGGCTGGCAGCAGATCGGCTACACCTGGTACTACTTTGGTACCGACGGCCAGATGGTCACCGGCTGGCAGAGTATCGCCGGACGCTGGTACTACTTCGCGTCGTCGGGCGCGTGGGTCTGA